Proteins from a single region of Synechococcus sp. WH 8109:
- a CDS encoding S8 family serine peptidase: MTSSSSTQINLGAFQSNEIGTIDGAVATDGFIEYSFSVPEAMGIYLTLEGLSDDLDLSLYKESNGSYSKIKSSDNSGTVSESFFKYLSPGSYKAYVHYYARVSGNASNSYFSLKYDSKTFQDNTVLPNDPSFTNQWYLFNTGQGDGLDNEDIFAPEAWKIASTSPNVTVAVIDGGIQTTHPDLSGNVWLNQDEIQGNGIDDDNNGYIDDINGWNFVTNNNQVFHHSHGTHVAGIIGADGNNSVGVAGVTWDVNLMSLDVFNTNKTTSSSLYWEAVNYAVNNKASVINMSLGATANMTYEQYKSLYPEADALARQVLQNAVNNGCTVVIAAGNEDKSSDGNWISTPAIYSDLFEGVISVASVGNTGKITQYSNYGSKISIAAPGGDFSISGTTGGILNTDSQSNYSWKQGASMAAPVVTGAISLMLGLDPDLQPAEIQTILQKSAKQYRSLNGFVENGYFLDLEGALTMVNSIDSLSNSVYRLFNSTTGKHLFSSNQGEIDILTGQGGDWKNEGMSYTSPGIGTANVYRFYVGSQNRHFYTANESERDAIIASDSFSSWLYEGAAFNCFSVDQKPNSSLAVVRYLDRNSGSHVYSTSPVEQSILDNSSNYLNEGIAWYGDLASLA; the protein is encoded by the coding sequence ATGACCTCCTCCTCATCTACTCAGATCAATCTGGGTGCGTTTCAATCAAATGAGATTGGAACGATCGACGGGGCGGTTGCAACGGATGGCTTTATTGAATATTCTTTTAGCGTACCCGAGGCGATGGGAATTTATCTCACGCTAGAGGGTTTGTCAGATGACCTAGACTTGTCTCTATATAAGGAGAGCAACGGTTCATACAGCAAAATAAAATCATCAGATAATAGTGGAACAGTAAGCGAATCGTTCTTCAAGTATTTGTCTCCTGGCTCATACAAAGCTTATGTCCATTATTATGCGAGAGTATCTGGTAATGCTAGTAACAGTTATTTTAGCCTGAAATATGATTCAAAAACATTCCAGGACAATACAGTCCTTCCAAATGACCCTAGCTTTACAAATCAGTGGTATTTATTTAATACTGGACAAGGAGATGGATTGGACAATGAGGACATTTTTGCTCCTGAAGCCTGGAAGATTGCTTCAACAAGCCCCAATGTAACGGTAGCAGTCATCGATGGCGGCATTCAGACAACTCATCCGGATCTTAGTGGCAATGTATGGTTAAACCAAGACGAGATTCAGGGGAATGGAATTGACGACGACAATAATGGCTATATTGATGATATAAATGGATGGAATTTTGTTACCAATAACAATCAAGTTTTCCATCACTCGCATGGAACTCATGTGGCTGGGATTATTGGTGCCGACGGAAACAACAGTGTCGGCGTCGCAGGAGTTACATGGGACGTCAATCTGATGTCACTTGATGTCTTCAACACAAATAAAACAACGAGTAGTAGCTTGTACTGGGAAGCAGTTAATTATGCCGTCAATAACAAAGCAAGCGTAATTAATATGTCTCTGGGTGCAACCGCGAACATGACTTACGAACAATATAAAAGTCTATATCCAGAGGCAGATGCATTGGCCAGGCAAGTATTGCAAAATGCTGTCAATAATGGATGTACTGTGGTCATTGCAGCTGGAAACGAGGACAAAAGCTCTGATGGAAATTGGATATCAACACCAGCTATTTACAGTGATTTGTTTGAAGGAGTAATTTCAGTAGCATCAGTTGGAAATACAGGAAAGATCACTCAATACTCGAACTATGGAAGTAAAATTTCAATTGCAGCGCCTGGCGGTGATTTCTCAATTAGCGGTACAACTGGTGGAATCCTCAATACAGATAGCCAGAGCAATTATTCATGGAAACAGGGAGCAAGTATGGCTGCCCCTGTAGTTACAGGAGCTATCTCACTTATGTTGGGGCTTGACCCTGATCTACAGCCGGCCGAAATACAAACCATTCTTCAGAAGAGTGCTAAGCAGTATCGATCATTAAATGGCTTCGTGGAAAATGGTTACTTTTTAGACTTAGAAGGTGCTTTGACAATGGTTAACTCAATCGACTCTCTCTCTAATTCTGTCTACAGATTGTTTAATTCAACAACTGGAAAACATTTATTTTCCTCTAACCAAGGTGAGATTGATATTCTCACTGGACAAGGTGGAGATTGGAAAAATGAAGGCATGTCTTATACATCACCGGGAATAGGTACAGCTAATGTTTATCGGTTTTATGTGGGCAGCCAAAACCGACACTTCTACACAGCCAACGAAAGCGAAAGAGATGCAATTATTGCCAGTGACTCCTTTTCGTCTTGGCTTTACGAAGGCGCTGCATTTAACTGCTTCAGTGTAGACCAAAAGCCTAATTCTTCATTGGCAGTTGTAAGATATTTAGACCGTAATTCTGGATCTCATGTTTACTCAACAAGCCCTGTCGAACAATCAATTTTAGACAACTCCTCGAATTATTTAAATGAAGGAATTGCTTGGTATGGCGACCTGGCAAGCCTTGCATAG
- a CDS encoding DUF1651 domain-containing protein, which translates to MESLSLDDQAIDDRQRKSAYGSLYRGAERRFRRVVDMFKEGPRYKDSPVKPGGEVLLVNAQQQKVVQFTPDSSTVHAEWVAVRTYSWVPPSPPVPLTRRRMLQHNAIEAWNTMKKTGWGHAPHPSADLS; encoded by the coding sequence GTGGAATCGCTCAGCCTCGACGACCAAGCAATCGATGATCGCCAGCGCAAGTCGGCTTACGGCAGCCTCTACCGCGGGGCTGAGAGGCGTTTCCGTAGGGTTGTCGACATGTTTAAGGAAGGCCCCCGCTACAAGGACAGTCCCGTCAAACCTGGCGGCGAGGTGTTGCTCGTGAATGCTCAGCAGCAGAAGGTGGTGCAGTTCACGCCAGACTCATCCACCGTCCATGCCGAATGGGTGGCGGTGCGCACCTACAGCTGGGTTCCGCCTAGCCCACCTGTTCCTCTCACCCGGCGACGGATGCTTCAGCACAACGCCATCGAGGCGTGGAACACCATGAAAAAGACGGGCTGGGGCCATGCCCCCCACCCGTCCGCTGACTTGTCGTAA
- a CDS encoding thermonuclease family protein has product MGHLLSRAIPSRSNGFRLIQVFVSHLIKRTALLLLAFWSLPAYGSTIISVGDGDTIRIRDGSEKLTVRLACIDAPEISQDPYGERSRAFLKKMLPLGTEVTLRIQTIDRYGRSVAEVFTKNGNINESIIEQGHGFVYRRYLSKCNGSRYLSLERQAQKLGLGVWSTSPTGIQRPWDYRKNKRSANSNSRSKYRCKEIVSWSKAQQLLKEGHTYLDRDRDGEACESLR; this is encoded by the coding sequence TTGGGACACCTGCTTTCTCGAGCTATACCCAGTCGTAGCAATGGATTTAGACTAATTCAAGTTTTTGTGAGTCACTTGATAAAAAGAACCGCTCTTTTGCTACTCGCATTTTGGTCTTTACCTGCATATGGCTCAACAATCATTTCTGTAGGAGATGGCGACACAATTCGAATCCGTGACGGATCGGAAAAACTTACAGTGCGTTTAGCATGCATTGATGCACCAGAAATATCTCAAGATCCTTATGGAGAAAGATCAAGAGCTTTTCTCAAAAAGATGCTTCCACTTGGAACAGAAGTCACGCTTCGCATTCAAACCATAGATCGATACGGAAGATCTGTAGCCGAAGTATTCACCAAAAACGGAAATATAAATGAGTCAATAATTGAGCAAGGGCACGGGTTTGTTTACCGGCGTTATCTGAGTAAGTGCAATGGATCTCGCTACCTTTCTCTTGAACGTCAGGCTCAAAAACTTGGCCTAGGAGTCTGGTCAACTAGCCCTACAGGCATCCAACGACCGTGGGATTATCGAAAAAACAAACGTTCAGCAAATAGTAATTCTAGAAGTAAGTATCGATGCAAGGAAATTGTTTCCTGGAGTAAGGCTCAGCAGCTTTTGAAAGAAGGCCACACTTATCTTGATCGTGACAGAGACGGTGAAGCCTGCGAAAGCCTGAGATAA
- a CDS encoding tyrosine-type recombinase/integrase: MDKAEALAFVSRMFDTAAAGAVLWGDALLIKRFLTQCSRSGSSETVRGYKREIREFTRWRDRNHPHLHLREINAAFCQDWVSQLREQVDAGLMKPRTFNRRIAAISSLYRWASEASRSPVTGVPRNPVPTRSLLQAPKTTRGISEEAVATLLAVIRQAFSTDRNSRRDYALIKGSYLLGCRVSEIAVIRWKDIEALDDGGQIHLFGKGSKRRTVRVSAATLDLFQELGRGDAEAFVFPSPRGEGHLTRQAIGDVCRKWGRAAGFHVHPHQLRHSHATHAVQRGVDVFTLQATLGHSSSATTGHYVASNPRDSSSLRLG; this comes from the coding sequence ATGGACAAGGCAGAGGCGCTGGCCTTTGTCAGCCGCATGTTCGACACAGCAGCAGCCGGAGCCGTTCTTTGGGGCGACGCGCTGCTGATCAAACGCTTCCTCACGCAGTGCAGTCGCTCTGGCAGCAGTGAGACCGTTCGTGGCTACAAGCGCGAGATCCGCGAGTTCACGCGTTGGCGGGATCGCAATCACCCGCATCTGCATCTACGCGAGATCAACGCTGCCTTCTGCCAGGACTGGGTGTCCCAACTGCGGGAACAAGTCGATGCCGGACTCATGAAGCCTCGAACCTTCAATCGGCGGATTGCTGCGATCTCAAGCCTTTATCGATGGGCATCGGAAGCAAGCCGTTCTCCTGTAACTGGAGTGCCACGAAACCCGGTCCCCACACGATCCCTGCTGCAAGCACCCAAGACCACAAGGGGGATCTCAGAAGAGGCTGTAGCGACACTGCTGGCCGTAATCAGGCAGGCGTTTTCTACTGATCGAAATTCAAGGCGTGATTACGCCTTGATTAAGGGGAGTTACCTACTGGGTTGCAGGGTCTCTGAGATCGCGGTTATCCGTTGGAAAGACATCGAGGCACTCGATGACGGAGGCCAGATTCACCTCTTCGGCAAAGGGTCTAAGAGACGCACTGTCCGCGTATCGGCAGCAACGCTCGACCTTTTTCAAGAGCTGGGCCGCGGCGATGCGGAGGCTTTCGTCTTCCCTAGTCCCCGCGGTGAAGGACACCTCACACGCCAAGCAATTGGAGATGTTTGCCGCAAATGGGGACGTGCTGCTGGATTCCACGTCCACCCACACCAGCTAAGGCACAGCCATGCCACGCACGCGGTACAGAGGGGAGTCGACGTATTCACGCTTCAGGCGACCCTCGGACATTCGTCGAGCGCGACAACTGGTCATTACGTCGCTAGCAACCCTCGGGACAGTTCTTCTCTTCGGCTTGGCTAG
- a CDS encoding DUF4189 domain-containing protein produces MLYNLMKFLSLFFLITLSCGPAWAGYNAIFFAPRNNIVGASYGQETKEEALIKAKRQCRRRGGLGCIQATWSNRCSSLYVSPRSGKYGWGASWGNSRKEANSKAYTRCTKRNFICIRRIAACEDAYED; encoded by the coding sequence ATGCTTTATAATCTAATGAAGTTTCTAAGCCTTTTTTTCTTGATCACATTGTCTTGCGGGCCGGCTTGGGCTGGTTACAATGCAATATTTTTTGCACCTAGAAACAACATTGTTGGAGCCTCTTATGGACAGGAGACAAAAGAAGAGGCACTAATTAAAGCGAAAAGGCAGTGTAGGAGACGAGGTGGTTTGGGATGCATTCAAGCTACTTGGTCGAATCGCTGCAGCTCACTCTACGTTTCACCACGCAGCGGGAAATATGGATGGGGGGCTAGCTGGGGCAATAGTCGTAAGGAAGCAAACTCAAAAGCCTACACAAGGTGCACGAAGAGAAATTTTATCTGCATTAGAAGAATCGCTGCCTGTGAAGATGCCTATGAAGACTAA
- a CDS encoding flotillin family protein produces MQTSQSTDPLPLLAQRQSSSDPAGAVVSIGTTVFVVIVALTLISRWMIRICRPNEMLVVTGSKSNQGGQGVKGYRVVANGGFTFVKPILETARRMDVTLLPVLVEVSNAYSKGGTPLNIQAIANVKVSTDTAVRNNAIERFLGRDTKEIVQVAKENLEGSLRSVLAQLTPEQVNEDRLRFAEQIADEVGEDLRRLGLQLDTLKIQSVFDDVDYLNSISRRRVAQIVRDAEIAEAEAIGQAERIEAEMEEVAEVVRTEAETVVLAKDNDVRTKVAQMEKEARSEEERTEAAELEARAKAEQRLQKVRAELERLRLKAEAVLPSQAQQKAQELRARGRAAATAEDVKASALVNDLLTQVWEDAGSTAELVFLLQQIEMVLQQATRLPGQLQLKRITALDGNDASSLASLVAVNHKVVRQFFEQVKEILGVDLLGTLSSTGVN; encoded by the coding sequence ATGCAAACCAGCCAGTCAACAGACCCGTTGCCCCTCTTAGCTCAGCGTCAATCCAGCAGCGACCCCGCCGGTGCTGTGGTGTCAATCGGCACCACTGTGTTTGTAGTGATCGTGGCGCTCACCCTGATCAGCCGCTGGATGATTCGTATCTGCCGGCCCAACGAAATGTTGGTGGTGACAGGATCGAAATCCAACCAGGGTGGCCAGGGCGTGAAGGGCTACCGGGTGGTAGCCAATGGTGGTTTCACCTTTGTGAAGCCAATTCTGGAAACGGCCCGTCGCATGGATGTGACCCTCCTGCCGGTGCTCGTGGAGGTCAGCAATGCCTACTCCAAGGGTGGTACGCCCCTCAACATTCAGGCGATCGCCAATGTAAAAGTGAGCACCGATACGGCGGTGCGCAACAACGCCATTGAGCGTTTCCTCGGGCGTGACACCAAGGAAATCGTACAAGTGGCGAAGGAAAATCTCGAAGGCAGCCTACGCAGTGTGCTGGCCCAGCTCACGCCTGAGCAGGTGAACGAAGACCGTCTGCGGTTTGCTGAGCAGATCGCCGATGAGGTGGGGGAAGATCTGCGTCGCCTGGGACTGCAGCTCGACACTCTAAAAATTCAGAGCGTGTTCGACGACGTTGACTACCTCAATTCGATAAGCCGCCGGCGCGTCGCCCAGATAGTGCGCGATGCCGAGATTGCTGAAGCCGAGGCGATTGGCCAAGCCGAGCGTATTGAGGCAGAGATGGAAGAAGTGGCTGAGGTGGTGCGCACCGAGGCGGAAACCGTGGTCTTAGCGAAAGACAACGACGTGCGCACCAAGGTGGCGCAAATGGAGAAGGAGGCCCGTTCCGAGGAGGAACGCACCGAGGCGGCCGAACTGGAAGCCCGCGCCAAGGCCGAACAACGACTGCAAAAGGTACGGGCTGAGCTCGAGCGCCTGCGCCTCAAAGCAGAAGCGGTACTGCCATCTCAGGCACAGCAAAAAGCACAGGAATTGCGGGCTCGTGGCCGGGCAGCCGCTACCGCTGAAGATGTGAAAGCCAGCGCTCTGGTGAACGATCTGCTCACCCAGGTTTGGGAAGACGCCGGCAGCACAGCTGAGTTGGTGTTTTTGCTGCAACAGATCGAAATGGTATTGCAGCAGGCCACCCGTTTGCCGGGACAACTGCAGCTCAAGCGCATCACGGCCCTCGATGGCAATGATGCCTCCAGCCTCGCCAGCCTTGTGGCCGTGAACCATAAGGTGGTGCGCCAATTCTTTGAGCAGGTCAAGGAGATTCTTGGCGTAGACCTGCTTGGCACCTTGTCGTCAACCGGAGTGAACTGA
- a CDS encoding flotillin family protein: MFFAVGITGAAGIWAFVTMLKQLYFICQPSEVLIFAGLSRTTGDGRKVGYRTVRGGSALRIPVLEDVMRLDLSNMIIELRVDNAYSKGGIPLNVAGVANIKISGDEPGIHNAIERLIGKTQDEIRHIAKETLEGNLRGVMASLTPEQLNEDKITFARTLLEEAEDDLQKLGLVLDTLQIQNISDDVRYLDSIGRKQLVELKRDSRIAEAEATSQSAVKQAENARITSLRRLDKDLAVATANAQKRIKDALTRREALVAEVEAEIGAELARAEAELPVQQERIKQVTKQLEADVIAPAESECQTMMAEAKGAAATIVEQGRSQAEGLQDLVTSLKRSGSDAKRLFLLQKLEPLLTMLSDTVQPIEVEEVALIGEREGQMNLSIATLLRQLQNSTGLRITQSDGSTSDHPKAVNERGAGADGLND; this comes from the coding sequence ATGTTTTTCGCCGTTGGAATCACCGGTGCTGCCGGTATCTGGGCATTCGTGACGATGCTCAAGCAGCTTTATTTCATCTGCCAGCCAAGTGAAGTGCTGATCTTTGCTGGTCTCAGTCGCACCACAGGAGATGGCCGCAAGGTGGGATACCGCACCGTGCGTGGTGGCAGTGCCTTGCGCATTCCAGTGTTGGAAGACGTAATGCGTCTCGACCTAAGCAATATGATCATCGAGCTGCGGGTGGATAACGCCTACTCCAAGGGAGGTATCCCTTTGAATGTGGCGGGTGTGGCCAACATCAAGATCTCTGGTGATGAGCCGGGAATCCACAACGCAATCGAAAGGCTGATCGGCAAAACCCAAGACGAAATCCGCCATATCGCCAAAGAAACCCTTGAGGGCAACCTGCGCGGTGTGATGGCCAGCCTCACACCCGAGCAGCTCAATGAAGACAAAATCACCTTCGCTCGCACTTTGCTGGAGGAGGCGGAAGACGATCTGCAGAAGTTGGGACTGGTGCTCGACACCCTGCAGATCCAAAACATTTCTGACGACGTGCGCTACCTCGATTCGATCGGCCGCAAGCAGCTGGTTGAGTTGAAGCGGGATTCGCGCATCGCTGAAGCCGAGGCCACGTCGCAGTCGGCGGTGAAGCAGGCCGAGAACGCTCGCATCACCTCCCTGCGGCGGCTTGATAAGGACCTGGCGGTGGCGACTGCCAACGCTCAGAAACGTATAAAGGATGCCCTCACCCGCCGTGAGGCCCTTGTGGCTGAGGTGGAGGCGGAAATCGGTGCCGAGCTGGCCAGGGCTGAGGCCGAACTGCCTGTGCAGCAGGAACGCATTAAACAGGTCACCAAACAGCTGGAAGCCGATGTAATCGCACCGGCTGAATCGGAGTGCCAAACGATGATGGCTGAGGCCAAAGGTGCCGCCGCCACGATTGTGGAGCAAGGCCGCTCCCAGGCGGAAGGTCTGCAGGACCTGGTTACGTCGTTGAAGCGTTCCGGCTCTGATGCCAAGCGCCTCTTCCTTCTTCAGAAGTTGGAGCCGCTGCTCACCATGCTCAGCGACACTGTCCAGCCCATCGAGGTGGAAGAAGTGGCCCTGATTGGTGAACGGGAGGGGCAAATGAACCTGTCGATAGCCACCCTGTTGCGCCAGCTGCAAAACAGCACCGGACTGCGAATCACCCAGTCGGATGGATCAACGTCAGATCACCCTAAGGCGGTGAACGAAAGGGGCGCTGGCGCTGACGGGCTCAACGACTAG
- a CDS encoding NfeD family protein: MAWTYFFCLIAGGVLITLSIASDADANLNIEADGISEGGNLAVLFSTSFWSFGLAAFGLCGLLLQLFQGSNSSAFTLPYALLLGLLMGWGAASTLRVLARRDPNTVVRSDDLIGSEAIVTLPLSFDERGFVELSVRGSLLRRAARSASRPLERGERVVILRSDGLTLIVDPLEMAD, encoded by the coding sequence ATGGCGTGGACATATTTTTTCTGCCTCATCGCCGGAGGGGTGTTGATCACCCTTTCGATCGCTAGTGATGCCGATGCCAATTTGAACATCGAAGCTGATGGAATCAGCGAGGGTGGCAACCTCGCGGTGCTTTTCAGCACGTCGTTCTGGTCGTTTGGTTTGGCGGCCTTTGGTCTTTGCGGTCTGCTGCTGCAGTTGTTTCAGGGCTCCAACTCCTCAGCTTTCACGCTGCCATATGCCTTGCTGCTCGGATTGCTAATGGGTTGGGGAGCTGCCTCAACACTGCGGGTTCTGGCCCGCAGAGATCCCAACACGGTGGTGCGATCAGATGATCTGATCGGCAGCGAAGCCATTGTCACCTTGCCCTTGTCGTTTGACGAACGTGGGTTTGTGGAGCTTTCGGTGCGCGGCAGCTTGTTGCGCCGGGCCGCCCGTAGTGCCTCCAGACCTTTGGAGCGCGGTGAGCGGGTGGTCATTCTCAGATCTGATGGCCTAACTCTGATAGTCGATCCACTTGAAATGGCCGACTGA
- a CDS encoding class I SAM-dependent RNA methyltransferase translates to MGRTNRLSAVAVVPQGLEAAAGDELSALGAHAVRPGKRAVSFQADMACLYRLHLQSRLPFRLLRQVARFPCQGRDDLYNGIRQALDWERWLHPSMSFRVDVTGMAPGLNHSHFTALQVKNALVDAQRDLWGERSSIDLDDPDLSLHLHLGRGEAQLSLDGSGGSLHRRGYRAAMGAAPLKENLAAGLIRLTGWDGNQPLVDPCCGSGVLLIEAALAALQQAPGLERRFALEGWADFQPELWDREADRARQRRRGDLTLPPLLGIEADPAIADQARANVEAAGLSGVIRICTGVFSDQPLPEGPGVLVCNPPYGQRIGDEAELEALYRELGNYAKGQAKGWTLWLLSGNRNLTGALRLKAEERIPVSNGGIDCRWLHYDIR, encoded by the coding sequence TTGGGTCGAACAAACCGGCTATCCGCCGTGGCAGTTGTGCCACAAGGCCTGGAAGCAGCCGCTGGCGATGAACTCAGCGCCCTTGGTGCCCATGCCGTGAGGCCCGGCAAGCGGGCCGTCAGCTTCCAAGCGGACATGGCCTGCCTCTACCGGTTGCACCTCCAGTCTCGACTGCCCTTCCGGCTGTTGCGCCAGGTAGCGCGCTTCCCCTGCCAGGGCCGAGACGACCTCTACAACGGCATCCGCCAGGCGCTCGACTGGGAGCGCTGGCTCCATCCCTCGATGAGCTTCCGGGTGGATGTGACCGGAATGGCACCGGGGCTGAACCACAGCCACTTCACGGCGTTACAGGTCAAAAACGCCCTTGTGGACGCACAACGGGATCTCTGGGGGGAGCGTTCCTCCATCGATCTCGACGACCCCGATCTCTCCCTGCACCTGCACCTCGGCCGCGGGGAAGCACAGCTGAGCCTGGATGGCAGTGGCGGCAGCCTGCACCGTCGTGGCTACAGGGCCGCCATGGGAGCGGCACCGTTGAAGGAAAATCTGGCGGCCGGGCTGATCCGCCTGACGGGCTGGGATGGAAACCAACCCCTCGTGGACCCCTGCTGCGGTTCAGGAGTGCTCCTGATCGAAGCGGCCCTGGCCGCCTTGCAGCAGGCCCCGGGGTTGGAGCGCCGCTTTGCCCTCGAGGGTTGGGCCGATTTCCAGCCGGAGCTTTGGGACAGAGAAGCTGATCGTGCCCGGCAACGGCGCAGGGGAGACCTCACCCTTCCGCCGCTACTGGGGATTGAGGCGGATCCCGCCATTGCCGATCAGGCCCGAGCCAATGTGGAAGCCGCTGGGCTGAGTGGAGTCATCCGCATCTGCACGGGCGTTTTTAGCGATCAACCCCTGCCGGAGGGGCCGGGGGTGTTGGTCTGCAATCCCCCTTACGGCCAAAGGATCGGCGATGAAGCGGAATTGGAGGCGCTGTATCGAGAGCTTGGCAACTACGCCAAAGGCCAGGCCAAGGGTTGGACGCTCTGGTTGCTCAGCGGAAATCGCAACCTGACGGGAGCCCTGCGTCTGAAGGCAGAAGAACGGATTCCCGTGAGCAACGGCGGCATTGACTGCCGCTGGCTGCACTACGACATTCGCTGA
- a CDS encoding site-specific integrase, with translation MKESPRGKGHLTRQAIGDVCRKWGRAAGFHVHPHQLRHSHATHAVQRGVEVFTLQANLGHSSSATTGHYVPSNPRDSSSLWLG, from the coding sequence TTGAAAGAAAGCCCCCGCGGCAAGGGACATCTCACTCGACAAGCGATTGGAGATGTTTGCCGAAAGTGGGGACGAGCCGCCGGTTTTCACGTTCATCCACACCAGCTAAGGCACAGCCATGCCACACATGCTGTGCAGAGGGGCGTGGAGGTATTCACGCTTCAAGCCAACCTCGGTCACTCGTCGAGCGCGACGACTGGTCATTACGTCCCTAGTAATCCTCGGGACAGTTCTTCTCTTTGGCTTGGCTAG
- a CDS encoding zinc ribbon domain-containing protein produces the protein MDKDKFDKAIAYAISKGYFRDPSTPDIDQSTDEGGLITLRTPRGAKVAEFQTDGDTFDGIGNLSTKTAGTKSSYTCPKCGSTSYEIGQIRVSGDFWSSAFDIENKRYDSVSCTKCGYTEFYKKTVSRTEKILDFLAD, from the coding sequence GTGGATAAAGACAAATTCGATAAAGCCATTGCCTACGCAATTTCAAAGGGCTACTTCCGAGATCCCAGTACACCGGACATCGACCAATCCACCGATGAAGGCGGTTTGATCACCCTTAGGACTCCAAGAGGGGCGAAGGTCGCCGAATTTCAAACGGATGGAGACACCTTCGATGGCATAGGCAATCTCAGCACGAAGACCGCAGGAACGAAGTCCTCCTATACGTGTCCAAAGTGCGGGAGCACTAGCTATGAGATAGGTCAGATCAGAGTCTCTGGTGATTTCTGGTCCAGCGCCTTTGATATAGAAAATAAGCGGTATGACTCTGTTTCATGCACAAAGTGCGGTTACACGGAGTTCTACAAAAAAACTGTCAGCAGGACCGAAAAGATACTTGACTTCCTTGCAGACTGA
- a CDS encoding phage holin family protein, producing MADQNSPRGFGAAARVTALAASVMDLHVRIALQEVDREKRRLISGGLFLAIGGTAMFLALLAGEASLLLWIQAQWDLDWMRALLSLAVANLVLAGISLRIGGQVLKGPFLPQTLEGLMKTVRAVIGRV from the coding sequence ATGGCCGATCAGAACTCTCCCCGCGGATTTGGAGCGGCAGCTCGGGTGACCGCTCTGGCAGCTTCAGTGATGGATCTGCACGTGCGGATTGCCCTGCAGGAAGTGGATCGGGAAAAACGCCGACTGATCAGCGGTGGCTTGTTCCTCGCCATTGGAGGCACGGCCATGTTCCTGGCATTGCTGGCGGGCGAAGCGTCGTTGCTGCTTTGGATTCAGGCCCAGTGGGATCTGGATTGGATGCGCGCACTGTTGAGCCTCGCCGTGGCGAATCTGGTGCTGGCGGGCATTAGCTTGCGAATTGGCGGCCAGGTGCTGAAGGGCCCGTTCCTGCCTCAGACGTTGGAGGGACTGATGAAAACCGTACGGGCAGTGATCGGACGGGTCTGA
- a CDS encoding tyrosine-type recombinase/integrase has product MKPRTFNRRIAAISSLYRWASEPSRSAVTGVPRNPMPPRSLLHAEKSTRPLSEEQFGLLMATIARAAHLDRNAKRDYALIRCSYLFGCRVSEIATISWEDIEVLDDGGQIHLFGKGSKRRVVRVSSDTLALFEGLGRGEAEAYVFPSPRGRGHLTRQAIGDVCRKWGRAAGFHVHPHQLRHSHATHAVQRGVDVFTLQATLGHSSSATTGHYVVANPLDSSSLRLG; this is encoded by the coding sequence ATGAAGCCTCGAACCTTCAACAGGCGCATCGCTGCCATTAGCTCGCTCTACCGCTGGGCATCAGAACCAAGCCGCTCAGCGGTTACGGGGGTACCGCGTAACCCGATGCCGCCTCGATCGCTTCTCCACGCTGAGAAGAGCACTAGGCCGCTCAGTGAAGAGCAGTTCGGGTTGTTGATGGCAACCATCGCCAGGGCAGCTCATCTCGATCGCAATGCCAAGCGTGATTACGCCTTAATCAGATGTTCATACCTTTTTGGTTGCAGGGTCTCTGAGATCGCAACTATTAGTTGGGAGGACATTGAGGTTCTCGATGACGGAGGCCAAATCCACCTTTTCGGCAAAGGATCCAAGCGCCGAGTGGTCCGCGTTTCAAGCGACACGCTGGCTTTATTCGAGGGCTTGGGCCGCGGCGAAGCTGAGGCTTATGTATTCCCTAGTCCCCGCGGAAGGGGACACCTCACACGGCAAGCCATCGGAGATGTCTGCCGGAAGTGGGGCAGAGCCGCAGGGTTCCACGTTCATCCACACCAGCTGAGGCACAGCCATGCCACACACGCTGTGCAGAGGGGCGTGGACGTATTCACGCTTCAAGCCACCCTCGGTCACTCGTCGAGTGCGACTACTGGGCATTACGTGGTTGCAAATCCTCTGGACAGCAGTTCTCTGCGTCTTGGTTAG